A stretch of Bdellovibrionales bacterium CG10_big_fil_rev_8_21_14_0_10_45_34 DNA encodes these proteins:
- a CDS encoding phosphate starvation-inducible protein PhoH yields MAKSVGSKVVIIDTNVILFEAQAIYKFLDSDIYIPISVIEEVDRFKRDIGENGRNARHFSRLIDTLRSKGALADGIPLEKTNSRIFVSMDHVVDGLPPELDREKADNRILATALALKKENPNWNVELITKDINLRIKADVFGVKAKDYEPEAVSVDEMYSGVAELEVEPDLIDQFYTNKLLPLQANWKLFSNQYIVLKDQGNPNHSAIGRFSESAAGIVPLIRPNESVWGIFPRNAEQSFALDALLNEEILFVTLVGKAGTGKTLIALAAGLSKTLDEGRFHRLLVSRPIFPMGRDIGFLPGDVEQKLNPWMQPIFDNVEFLMGSDGSHRKAAGRAQELINQGMLNIEPLTYIRGRSIPNQYLIVDEAQNLTPHEIKTIVTRAGQGTKVVLTGDCYQIDNPYVDAANSGLTHSVERFKGQKISAHVTLSKGERSELAELASNVL; encoded by the coding sequence TTGGCGAAGTCGGTTGGCAGCAAAGTCGTAATCATTGATACCAACGTTATTCTTTTTGAAGCACAAGCCATCTATAAGTTCTTGGACTCTGATATTTACATTCCGATTTCGGTCATTGAAGAGGTTGATCGTTTCAAAAGGGATATTGGTGAGAATGGCCGAAACGCCAGACATTTTTCTCGCTTAATTGACACGCTAAGAAGCAAAGGCGCTCTGGCTGACGGAATTCCCCTTGAAAAAACTAACTCGCGTATATTCGTTAGTATGGATCACGTTGTCGACGGACTCCCGCCCGAGCTCGACAGAGAAAAAGCCGACAACCGCATTCTCGCAACTGCTCTTGCACTAAAGAAAGAGAATCCAAACTGGAATGTCGAGCTGATCACAAAAGACATAAATCTTCGCATCAAAGCAGATGTGTTTGGAGTCAAAGCAAAGGACTACGAGCCTGAGGCTGTCTCCGTCGACGAAATGTACTCGGGCGTAGCTGAACTCGAGGTGGAGCCGGATCTCATTGATCAGTTTTACACCAACAAGCTTTTGCCCCTACAAGCAAATTGGAAGCTTTTTTCGAATCAGTACATTGTGCTGAAGGATCAAGGAAATCCCAATCATTCCGCCATTGGCAGATTCAGCGAGAGTGCCGCTGGCATTGTTCCGCTTATAAGACCGAACGAAAGTGTTTGGGGTATCTTTCCACGAAACGCCGAACAAAGTTTTGCGCTAGATGCACTTTTGAATGAAGAAATTCTTTTTGTTACTTTAGTTGGGAAGGCCGGCACCGGCAAAACGTTGATCGCTTTAGCGGCTGGGCTTTCTAAAACATTGGATGAAGGTCGTTTTCACCGACTGCTTGTAAGTCGGCCAATCTTTCCAATGGGGCGCGACATAGGGTTTCTACCCGGAGACGTCGAGCAAAAACTCAATCCTTGGATGCAGCCTATTTTTGACAACGTAGAGTTTTTAATGGGTTCGGATGGATCCCACCGTAAGGCGGCAGGTCGGGCGCAAGAGCTGATTAACCAAGGTATGCTCAATATCGAGCCGCTTACTTATATTCGAGGCCGAAGCATTCCTAACCAGTATCTTATCGTTGATGAAGCGCAAAACCTCACTCCACACGAGATCAAAACCATTGTAACTCGCGCGGGCCAAGGGACAAAAGTTGTTCTCACCGGGGACTGCTACCAAATAGACAATCCTTACGTAGATGCGGCCAACAGCGGATTAACTCATTCAGTGGAACGCTTTAAGGGGCAAAAAATATCTGCCCATGTGACACTCTCTAAGGGCGAGCGATCAGAGCTTGCGGAGTTAGCCTCTAACGTGCTTTAA
- a CDS encoding HD family phosphohydrolase: MTKQFVKDLAERTPVNSTFLCREKSVLTGKTGKPYISMTLSDRTGQIDGRIWDNAEEMAEMFEVDDFVNVKGNIQKFQGRKQIVVSAMDIIDTSLVDISEFLPKTKFEIDEMFSDLMNIVENTKDIFIKKLLQNTLTDNEIQPLFKNCPAAKTIHHAYIGGLLEHCLSICRIMEFLAVHYGNLNRDLLVFGAIYHDIGKIWELKFGTSIGYSDVGKLVGHIPLGSELVERKAREIENFPVDLKNILKHIVLSHHGKLEYGSPKVPSLLEAVVVGYIDDLDSKVNSISEFLASESESDSAWTRMHYSMGRTFLKSSGC; this comes from the coding sequence GTGACAAAGCAGTTTGTTAAAGATTTAGCAGAAAGAACACCAGTAAATTCCACATTTCTGTGCCGTGAAAAATCCGTACTTACTGGCAAAACCGGTAAACCCTACATTTCCATGACTCTTTCAGATCGCACGGGCCAAATCGATGGCCGAATTTGGGATAATGCCGAAGAAATGGCAGAGATGTTCGAGGTGGATGACTTCGTCAATGTGAAAGGAAACATTCAGAAGTTTCAGGGTAGAAAACAAATTGTTGTTTCTGCAATGGATATTATAGACACCTCGCTTGTAGATATTTCGGAATTCTTGCCAAAAACGAAATTCGAGATCGACGAAATGTTTTCAGACCTTATGAACATCGTAGAAAATACGAAAGATATTTTTATCAAAAAACTTTTGCAAAACACGCTTACGGATAACGAGATTCAGCCGCTTTTCAAAAACTGTCCAGCTGCAAAAACCATTCACCATGCATATATTGGTGGATTACTGGAGCACTGCTTGTCGATTTGCCGAATTATGGAGTTCTTGGCCGTCCACTACGGAAATCTCAACCGAGATCTTTTGGTGTTTGGAGCTATTTACCACGATATCGGCAAGATTTGGGAGTTAAAATTCGGCACAAGCATTGGGTACTCAGATGTCGGAAAGCTAGTTGGTCATATTCCTCTAGGTAGCGAGCTTGTTGAAAGAAAAGCCCGGGAGATTGAAAACTTTCCGGTTGATCTGAAGAATATTCTTAAACACATCGTTCTGAGCCATCACGGAAAACTCGAATATGGTAGCCCAAAAGTACCCAGTCTTTTAGAAGCTGTCGTTGTAGGTTATATCGATGACCTTGATAGCAAGGTAAATTCCATCTCTGAATTCCTCGCTTCAGAATCCGAAAGCGATTCAGCTTGGACAAGAATGCATTACAGCATGGGGCGGACCTTTCTGAAATCTAGTGGTTGTTGA
- a CDS encoding branched-chain amino acid aminotransferase, with product MEELVMINGAISKPSEAKISVFDRGFLYGDAIYEVVRSYSGKLFAVEPHIDRLFLSAERISMKLPYTKKQYLDRMQEFYQKAPFDDAYLRIQISRGEGPITLDPYAPTTVNEVMYLRPLKPHPREYFERGVPVVIAGVLRNSKKAMDPDIKSGNYLNNVLAYKFAAEKKAHEAIMENSEGFITEATTSNVFCVVNGELWTSPDDSDILRGITRNIVITLAQGLDIPLKKKNFTRQDLKNADEAFLTSSTREVMPIASVNGDVLKSSPGPVTRRLQQAYYDYVKNA from the coding sequence ATGGAAGAGCTGGTAATGATTAATGGGGCGATATCTAAACCGTCCGAGGCAAAAATCTCTGTGTTTGACAGAGGCTTCCTGTATGGCGATGCAATTTATGAAGTTGTGAGGAGCTACTCTGGTAAACTTTTTGCCGTTGAGCCCCACATTGACAGATTGTTTTTGTCAGCAGAGCGCATATCGATGAAGCTGCCTTACACAAAAAAGCAATATCTAGACAGAATGCAAGAGTTCTACCAAAAGGCACCCTTTGACGATGCCTATTTAAGAATCCAGATTTCGCGAGGGGAGGGGCCAATCACTCTCGACCCTTATGCTCCAACAACTGTTAATGAAGTCATGTATCTGCGTCCGCTGAAGCCTCATCCGCGAGAATATTTTGAAAGAGGTGTGCCTGTTGTTATAGCCGGAGTACTGCGCAACTCAAAAAAGGCTATGGATCCCGATATCAAATCGGGCAATTATCTCAACAACGTCCTGGCTTACAAATTTGCAGCCGAAAAGAAAGCTCATGAGGCCATCATGGAGAATTCTGAAGGCTTTATAACAGAGGCTACGACATCGAACGTATTCTGTGTTGTTAACGGAGAACTGTGGACATCGCCCGATGACTCAGACATTCTTCGCGGCATCACGAGAAATATCGTGATCACTCTTGCCCAAGGATTAGACATACCTCTAAAAAAGAAAAATTTTACGAGACAAGATTTAAAAAATGCTGACGAAGCTTTTTTAACCTCATCGACAAGAGAAGTAATGCCTATCGCCTCTGTAAATGGTGATGTGCTGAAATCTTCGCCAGGCCCAGTAACACGTCGACTTCAGCAAGCTTACTATGACTACGTTAAAAATGCCTAG
- a CDS encoding bifunctional phosphoribosylaminoimidazolecarboxamide formyltransferase/IMP cyclohydrolase PurH produces the protein MFKNILVSVSNKTGIVDFLRPLVEAGARVVSTGGTYTLLKGSGLRVTPIEEHTGFPEVMDGRVRTLHPKVHMALLARKSHTEDQILLKENQLELFDLVICNLYPFESGIEKKVDEAQQVELIDIGGPTLLRAASKNFESVAVVCDPSDYAWLTEKSYSLNIADRRYLAAKVFQHTAQYDATIAKYFLPTQETLPLREHRVLRYGENPHQEAVWMTAHESGWQQSKILQGKELSYNNLLDLESALRAIEVFSTPAACVVKHNSPCGFGRDASSGIAALKKALEADPVSRFGGIVSANFELTTEMTEFLSSIFLECIVVPSITEEAIELLRKKSQLRVLVFPKEAWAIPRYEYRSIRGGILRQTFDQVSLDTSDWKYYGKKPDAKVLEDLTFSWNLVAQLKSNAISIVHHGQSLGLGMGQVNRVDAVEHAITRAEKVHGKAAAEWVLASDGFFPFVDSVERIAQAGVRWVIQPGGSKRDDEVLKRCEELGISMVLTGKRHFRH, from the coding sequence ATGTTCAAAAATATTCTTGTTAGCGTCTCAAATAAAACCGGTATCGTGGATTTTCTTAGGCCATTGGTAGAAGCAGGCGCACGCGTTGTCTCTACTGGTGGTACTTACACATTGCTCAAAGGCAGCGGTCTGCGGGTAACACCGATAGAAGAACATACCGGTTTTCCTGAAGTTATGGATGGCCGAGTTCGTACCTTGCACCCAAAGGTACATATGGCGCTTCTTGCACGAAAGTCCCACACAGAAGACCAAATACTCCTTAAAGAAAATCAGTTGGAACTTTTTGATCTGGTGATTTGCAATCTCTACCCATTTGAAAGCGGAATAGAAAAGAAAGTGGATGAAGCCCAGCAAGTAGAGCTGATCGATATTGGCGGCCCGACCCTTTTGAGGGCGGCCTCAAAAAACTTCGAATCCGTAGCCGTAGTTTGTGATCCGTCCGACTACGCCTGGCTGACAGAAAAGTCTTACTCTCTTAATATCGCTGATCGACGCTATCTTGCTGCAAAGGTGTTCCAGCACACGGCCCAGTACGACGCAACGATAGCGAAATACTTTTTGCCAACTCAGGAGACTCTGCCCTTAAGAGAGCATCGGGTACTCCGATATGGGGAGAACCCTCATCAAGAAGCCGTTTGGATGACAGCACATGAAAGTGGTTGGCAGCAATCGAAAATATTGCAGGGTAAGGAACTCTCGTATAACAATTTGCTGGATCTGGAGTCAGCACTGAGAGCCATTGAAGTCTTTTCGACTCCTGCAGCATGTGTTGTAAAACACAATAGTCCTTGTGGCTTTGGACGTGATGCTTCCTCGGGGATTGCAGCCTTAAAAAAAGCGTTAGAAGCAGATCCGGTGAGTCGGTTCGGTGGCATAGTTTCTGCGAATTTCGAACTCACGACCGAAATGACCGAGTTTCTTTCAAGCATATTTTTGGAATGTATCGTCGTCCCCTCCATTACAGAAGAGGCAATTGAGCTTTTACGAAAGAAGTCCCAGTTGCGAGTTTTGGTTTTTCCAAAGGAGGCCTGGGCGATTCCTCGTTATGAATACCGTTCGATACGAGGGGGCATTTTGCGGCAGACTTTCGATCAGGTTTCGCTAGATACTTCTGACTGGAAGTACTACGGCAAAAAACCAGACGCAAAAGTTTTAGAGGATCTTACATTTTCATGGAATCTTGTGGCACAATTAAAAAGCAACGCGATTTCCATTGTTCATCACGGGCAGTCTTTGGGTCTTGGGATGGGGCAAGTGAACCGCGTAGATGCAGTTGAGCATGCCATCACGCGCGCGGAGAAGGTGCATGGGAAAGCTGCTGCAGAGTGGGTGTTGGCTAGTGACGGATTCTTTCCATTTGTAGACTCAGTTGAGAGAATTGCTCAAGCAGGAGTACGGTGGGTGATACAGCCCGGTGGATCCAAGCGAGACGATGAAGTTCTTAAGCGATGTGAAGAGCTTGGGATTTCGATGGTACTTACTGGCAAGAGGCACTTCAGACATTAG
- a CDS encoding MCE family protein codes for MNGVPTLTLRVGFVVAIISGLIVYMAFRVSENPSLRGSTKSYWFLVGDASGLVKKGSVKTAGIDVGIIEGIDLRDGQARVEMLIRGDLPVKTSARVTIKSLGILGDRYVELFPGSDADPLLGDNGQIGKINEGGSLDKVMGDVSEITDDLKEVAQALKSATQEGDRVTALGRIVDNIEKVTQDLSEVSRDNKQDFREIVSNVREISDVIRDSMTEEGEQGFRSSWRKLMASVDKLDRSMGNIEDITRKINTGEGTLGKLVNDDTTIVEVNKAVDNVNLFLGDVSSLQTSLDLRSEYQTGPGLFKSYLGLQIQPGQDRYYLIQVVDDPTGVIERVDTTLVNEPGGTTTTRETKVFKNKVKFSAMYAKYIHELALRGGLIESSGGFGVDYHFFRRQLRLSFDAFEFTENSIHLRAFARFDLLKGLYLIGGFDDFSSREGNSTSYFGAGLDFSNDDLTRLLSRVNF; via the coding sequence GTGAATGGGGTTCCTACTCTCACATTAAGAGTTGGGTTTGTGGTGGCGATCATCTCTGGACTGATCGTCTATATGGCGTTTCGCGTCTCGGAGAATCCAAGCCTTAGGGGCTCAACAAAATCCTATTGGTTTTTAGTCGGTGATGCCTCAGGCCTTGTTAAGAAGGGCTCTGTGAAGACAGCTGGTATCGATGTCGGAATCATAGAAGGTATTGATTTGCGAGATGGTCAGGCCCGAGTAGAGATGTTGATTCGAGGGGACTTGCCGGTCAAAACTTCGGCGCGAGTTACGATAAAGTCCTTAGGTATTCTTGGAGATCGTTATGTTGAACTTTTTCCGGGAAGCGATGCAGATCCACTGCTGGGAGACAATGGGCAGATTGGCAAGATCAATGAAGGTGGTTCTCTTGATAAAGTGATGGGAGACGTATCTGAAATTACGGACGATCTTAAGGAAGTGGCGCAAGCTCTTAAGTCGGCCACTCAGGAAGGGGATCGCGTCACAGCGCTTGGTCGCATCGTCGATAACATTGAAAAGGTAACTCAAGATCTCTCCGAAGTGTCCCGCGATAACAAGCAAGATTTTAGAGAGATTGTTTCAAATGTCAGAGAGATATCAGACGTTATCCGTGACTCAATGACCGAGGAAGGCGAGCAAGGCTTTCGTTCCTCTTGGCGAAAACTCATGGCAAGCGTTGATAAACTCGACCGAAGCATGGGAAATATCGAAGACATCACGAGAAAGATCAATACAGGAGAGGGAACACTCGGAAAGCTTGTTAACGATGACACGACCATCGTCGAAGTGAATAAGGCTGTGGATAACGTTAACCTTTTCTTAGGCGATGTTTCATCACTCCAAACCAGTTTAGATTTGCGTTCGGAGTACCAGACCGGGCCGGGACTATTTAAATCCTACCTCGGGCTTCAGATACAACCGGGGCAAGATCGTTACTATCTTATCCAAGTAGTCGATGACCCCACTGGCGTCATAGAGAGGGTCGATACGACTCTGGTCAATGAACCAGGTGGAACGACTACGACTCGAGAAACCAAAGTGTTTAAAAATAAAGTTAAATTTTCTGCCATGTATGCCAAGTATATTCATGAATTGGCGTTACGAGGCGGACTCATCGAAAGTAGCGGTGGGTTCGGAGTTGATTATCATTTCTTTAGAAGACAGCTGCGACTTTCATTCGACGCTTTTGAATTTACAGAAAATAGCATTCACCTCAGGGCTTTTGCAAGATTTGACTTGCTCAAAGGGCTTTATCTGATCGGCGGTTTTGATGACTTTTCTTCTCGAGAGGGTAACTCAACAAGTTACTTTGGCGCGGGTCTTGACTTCAGCAATGATGATCTGACAAGACTTCTCTCGAGAGTGAATTTCTAG
- a CDS encoding ABC transporter ATP-binding protein — MPELLTPNVPASVVIRVEKLQKSFDGKEQVLRDVNLEIPKGKITVLIGFSGTGKSVLLKMLLGLLPPTSGLIEVLGKDVTKFDVDEAVEFSKNFGVLFQNAALFDDMTALQNVLFPIREHRKDLKRAAARRLAQDKLLSVGLKPRDFEKLPSELSGGMRKRVGLARALAIDPEILFYDEPTTGLDPIMTEMVDNLILDTHRHREGMTSVVVTHDLYAAFRFGDFIAMLNDGVILLSGTADDFLSSEIELVKRFVSKGVHRE; from the coding sequence ATGCCAGAATTACTTACTCCCAATGTCCCAGCCTCCGTAGTCATTCGAGTAGAGAAGTTACAGAAGTCATTTGATGGTAAAGAGCAGGTACTCAGAGACGTCAATTTAGAGATTCCCAAAGGCAAAATCACTGTGCTGATCGGATTTAGTGGAACAGGGAAAAGCGTGCTCCTTAAGATGCTGCTCGGCTTGCTACCGCCAACATCAGGGCTCATCGAAGTCCTCGGAAAAGACGTTACCAAGTTTGATGTCGATGAAGCTGTTGAATTTTCGAAAAACTTTGGAGTCCTTTTTCAAAATGCGGCTCTTTTTGATGATATGACTGCACTTCAAAATGTGCTGTTCCCTATTCGAGAGCATCGTAAAGATCTTAAGCGCGCAGCAGCGCGGAGATTGGCTCAAGACAAACTGCTTAGCGTAGGCCTTAAGCCGAGAGACTTCGAAAAACTTCCTTCCGAATTAAGTGGCGGAATGAGGAAGCGAGTTGGTCTAGCTCGCGCGTTAGCCATAGATCCAGAAATCCTTTTTTATGATGAGCCAACAACAGGACTGGATCCCATCATGACCGAAATGGTTGATAATCTAATTCTGGATACACATCGCCATCGCGAAGGTATGACGAGTGTAGTTGTGACGCATGATCTTTATGCCGCATTTCGATTTGGAGATTTTATAGCAATGCTGAACGATGGGGTGATCTTACTGAGCGGAACTGCCGATGACTTTTTAAGTTCGGAAATTGAGTTAGTGAAACGATTTGTCTCAAAAGGGGTTCATCGGGAGTGA
- a CDS encoding organic solvent ABC transporter permease has protein sequence MSVSTGAGSSDTNGEERNSWDFSEFLDLAKMPFLKLGELSLFIFQAFRMAFRPPFRWTQFLVQLEFVANKSLLIVALTGMFTGMVFCFQSYLGFRMINAEGLIGATVALGIFRELGPVLTGLIISARAGGAMAAQLGTMRVTEQIDAMKIMGVSPIQYLVAPRVIAGVIATPLLTSFFGFVAMFGAHVMAVHVLHLDPAVFWSKVNDWAEPRDIVEGVIKGAVFGLIFSSVCTFKGFHTEGGAKGVGDATHHGVVISMVSIIIVDLFVTKLIRLYLAIM, from the coding sequence GTGAGCGTCTCAACAGGTGCTGGTAGCTCGGACACAAATGGCGAAGAAAGGAATTCTTGGGACTTTTCCGAGTTCCTTGATCTCGCTAAGATGCCCTTTTTAAAATTAGGAGAGCTTTCTCTTTTTATTTTTCAAGCTTTTCGTATGGCCTTTCGTCCCCCTTTCCGATGGACGCAGTTTTTAGTGCAACTGGAGTTTGTGGCAAACAAAAGCCTCCTCATCGTCGCTTTAACAGGAATGTTTACAGGAATGGTCTTTTGCTTTCAGAGTTATCTAGGATTTCGCATGATCAACGCGGAAGGTCTTATTGGTGCTACGGTAGCTTTAGGCATTTTTCGGGAATTAGGACCGGTATTAACTGGGCTCATTATTTCAGCTCGTGCTGGCGGAGCCATGGCAGCCCAACTGGGTACGATGAGAGTTACGGAGCAGATTGATGCAATGAAAATCATGGGAGTGAGCCCTATTCAATACTTAGTTGCTCCAAGGGTGATCGCGGGAGTCATTGCAACTCCACTCCTGACGAGTTTTTTTGGGTTTGTGGCAATGTTTGGAGCCCACGTCATGGCTGTTCATGTACTACACCTAGACCCGGCGGTTTTTTGGTCAAAGGTCAACGATTGGGCAGAACCAAGAGACATAGTAGAAGGAGTGATCAAGGGAGCGGTGTTTGGGCTAATATTTTCATCTGTATGCACGTTCAAGGGATTTCATACCGAAGGAGGTGCCAAAGGTGTCGGTGATGCTACACATCACGGTGTCGTAATTAGCATGGTATCAATAATTATCGTCGATCTTTTCGTAACAAAATTGATAAGATTGTATTTAGCTATCATGTGA
- the alr gene encoding alanine racemase encodes MKLEGPQVVEAHFRKTWAEINLSAIKENYSLLLSTLGDRAGLCPMVKANAYGHGLIDVAKSLEYMEPVGFGVALVEEGIELRQAGILTPILVFATFDEISLGACRKHQLTPVVSRKSEIELLKSFFRDVGFHLKINTGMNRLGMDPALAKQVVGKATSLRNLVGLCTHLHSSADFYDKSSTSLAQLKIFADYVDDVDGWNLAIHWGSSAPIISGYVLHGNPLDRVEEQIPSFTKSQMKFFRPGISLYGCSPTEKILSDLRPAMSLKSQIVHFQNLKRGEIVSYGGTFRASKEMKIAVLPVGYGDGYLRCLSNKASVVVREEVCPVVGRVCMDYLMISLEEHTQKDQLLIGESVLLFGETNLGAQSAVRVETLAYHANTIGYEVLTNINSRIPRRYTP; translated from the coding sequence ATGAAATTGGAGGGCCCTCAAGTGGTAGAGGCACACTTTCGAAAGACTTGGGCGGAAATTAATCTTTCTGCAATTAAAGAAAACTACAGTCTTCTCTTGAGCACTTTAGGCGATCGTGCTGGCCTTTGCCCGATGGTTAAGGCGAATGCTTATGGTCATGGTCTAATCGATGTTGCCAAGTCGCTGGAATATATGGAGCCAGTCGGCTTTGGTGTAGCACTCGTAGAAGAGGGTATCGAGCTTCGACAAGCGGGAATTCTCACCCCCATTCTTGTTTTTGCCACTTTTGATGAAATCAGCCTTGGGGCATGCAGGAAGCATCAGCTTACGCCAGTTGTGAGCCGCAAAAGTGAAATTGAACTTTTGAAAAGTTTTTTTAGAGACGTTGGCTTTCATTTAAAAATCAATACTGGAATGAACCGCCTAGGTATGGATCCGGCGCTTGCCAAGCAAGTTGTTGGCAAAGCCACGAGCCTTCGAAATCTTGTTGGGCTTTGTACCCACCTCCACTCTTCGGCAGATTTTTACGATAAAAGTTCAACAAGCCTAGCTCAGCTCAAGATATTTGCCGACTACGTGGATGATGTTGACGGTTGGAACCTAGCCATCCACTGGGGAAGCTCCGCACCGATCATTTCAGGTTATGTGCTTCATGGCAATCCACTTGATCGAGTTGAAGAACAGATACCTAGTTTCACAAAAAGTCAGATGAAGTTTTTTCGTCCGGGCATTTCCCTTTACGGATGTAGTCCAACAGAAAAAATCTTGTCGGATCTCAGGCCCGCCATGAGTTTGAAAAGTCAAATTGTCCACTTTCAAAATTTAAAGAGGGGCGAGATTGTTAGTTATGGCGGCACCTTTCGAGCGTCCAAAGAAATGAAGATAGCGGTTCTTCCGGTTGGTTATGGTGATGGATATTTGAGGTGTTTGTCGAACAAGGCCTCTGTTGTGGTAAGAGAGGAAGTTTGTCCAGTTGTAGGACGAGTGTGTATGGACTACCTTATGATAAGTCTCGAAGAGCATACGCAAAAAGACCAACTTCTTATTGGTGAGAGCGTACTTCTTTTCGGTGAAACAAACCTTGGAGCTCAGTCTGCCGTGAGAGTGGAAACACTTGCTTATCATGCAAACACGATTGGGTACGAAGTCCTTACAAACATCAATTCACGAATACCGCGGAGATACACGCCGTGA
- a CDS encoding L-aspartate oxidase, with protein sequence MSSVLRSSDFLVVGGGISGLLFALEASKLGNVRILAKKELTEGNTPWAQGGIAAHQIDDLEAHKRDTLKAGAGLCREFAVEKLLGTAPDSIALLRKYGVNFEPHLGLEGGHSARRIHHVQDQTGKAIHAALIDSIRANKNIEVVENCIAIDLIIDRKVDPWRFHSKPQCLGVYALDKKTNRVATYVADEIILATGGAGKVYLYTSNWEGATGDGIAMAYRAGCRVSNLEFMQFHPTCLFHRESRNFLITEALRGDGAILIDHKGNAFAKKYHEKAELAPRDIVARAIDAEIKKSRAECVYLDARHLGSQFLEEHYPQMFSRCLELGIDIRTEPIPVVPAAHYLCGGVLCEPDGTTDVSHLYVLGESACTGLHGANRLASNSLLECAAMAQLCVETIRSRFGGAAKNAEDSSDKAALRKLIRPWQSPAVRDDDELIVITHMWNEVRHLMSNYVGIVRSNKRLERAHQRLVNLLNEVKSYYDNLAIHPHIIELRNITLVAHLTILCARKRKESRGIHYNIDWPETKPARARDSIV encoded by the coding sequence ATGTCTTCAGTTTTGCGTTCTTCAGATTTCTTAGTGGTCGGGGGAGGAATCTCTGGCCTCTTGTTTGCCTTAGAGGCTTCAAAACTTGGAAATGTGAGAATCCTCGCCAAAAAGGAACTCACAGAAGGAAATACACCTTGGGCACAGGGAGGAATCGCAGCACACCAGATAGACGACCTTGAAGCCCACAAAAGAGACACCCTTAAAGCCGGCGCCGGACTGTGCCGGGAATTCGCAGTAGAAAAACTCCTGGGTACGGCCCCTGATTCAATCGCCTTGCTGCGAAAGTATGGAGTTAACTTTGAGCCCCACCTAGGTCTAGAAGGTGGACACTCCGCTCGCCGTATTCACCATGTTCAAGATCAAACCGGTAAGGCAATTCATGCTGCCCTCATTGATTCGATTCGAGCCAACAAGAATATTGAGGTTGTCGAGAATTGCATTGCTATTGACTTAATCATAGATCGAAAAGTAGATCCGTGGAGATTTCACTCAAAACCCCAATGCTTGGGTGTTTACGCTCTTGATAAAAAAACCAACCGAGTAGCAACCTATGTTGCCGACGAGATCATTTTAGCAACCGGAGGAGCTGGCAAAGTTTACCTTTACACTTCGAACTGGGAGGGTGCGACAGGTGATGGGATTGCAATGGCATACCGAGCAGGTTGCCGCGTGTCTAATCTGGAGTTTATGCAGTTTCACCCGACATGTCTTTTTCATCGCGAGTCTCGAAACTTTCTCATCACCGAGGCTCTTCGTGGGGATGGAGCTATTTTGATTGATCACAAAGGCAATGCTTTCGCTAAAAAGTATCACGAAAAAGCGGAACTGGCCCCGCGCGATATAGTCGCTCGCGCCATCGATGCTGAAATAAAAAAATCAAGAGCTGAGTGTGTCTACCTTGATGCCAGACATCTTGGGTCGCAGTTTCTTGAGGAGCACTATCCTCAGATGTTTAGCCGGTGTCTCGAACTGGGTATTGATATTAGAACCGAGCCGATACCTGTTGTTCCAGCGGCTCACTATCTTTGTGGTGGAGTACTTTGTGAGCCCGATGGCACAACTGACGTCAGTCATCTTTATGTTTTGGGAGAGAGCGCATGCACCGGGCTACATGGCGCCAATCGACTAGCTTCTAATTCTTTACTCGAGTGTGCAGCAATGGCACAGCTTTGCGTCGAAACAATCCGGTCTCGGTTTGGAGGCGCCGCCAAAAACGCCGAAGATTCCTCCGACAAAGCTGCCCTTCGAAAACTGATAAGACCGTGGCAATCGCCCGCGGTCCGAGACGATGACGAACTCATTGTCATAACCCATATGTGGAATGAAGTGCGCCACCTCATGTCTAATTACGTGGGCATCGTGCGATCAAATAAAAGGTTGGAGCGCGCCCATCAACGCTTAGTTAACTTGTTAAATGAAGTGAAGAGCTATTACGACAATTTGGCGATACACCCACACATCATTGAGCTTCGCAATATTACGCTTGTAGCTCACTTAACTATTCTATGCGCGCGAAAGAGAAAAGAGTCTCGCGGGATACATTACAATATTGATTGGCCCGAAACCAAGCCGGCCCGGGCGCGAGACTCGATAGTTTGA